From a single Miscanthus floridulus cultivar M001 chromosome 8, ASM1932011v1, whole genome shotgun sequence genomic region:
- the LOC136474677 gene encoding probable glucosamine 6-phosphate N-acetyltransferase 2: MASTSPEPAAAGETNDPIHIRRLELSDHERGFVALLSQLSACPDLTASEFATRFAEVAAQGDDHVILVAEDPSASDLRILATGCLFVERKFLRGGGKVGHVEDVVVDAAARGRGLGLRVVRRLVEIARDAGCYKVILDCTPELRAYYARCGFVEKGVQMAVYF, from the coding sequence ATGGCATCCACCTCGCCGgaacccgccgccgccggcgaaaCGAACGATCCCATCCATATCCGTCGCCTAGAGCTTTCCGACCACGAGAGGGGCTTCGTTGCCCTTCTCTCCCAGCTCTCCGCCTGCCCGGACCTCACCGCTTCCGAGTTCGCCACGCGCTTCGCCGAGGTCGCGGCGCAGGGCGACGACCACGTCATCCTGGTGGCCGAGGACCCCTCCGCCTCGGACCTGCGGATCCTCGCGACAGGGTGCCTCTTCGTGGAGCGTAAGTTCCTTCGAGGTGGCGGCAAGGTGGGGCACGTGGAGGACGTGGTGGTCGATGCTGCCGCGCGCGGCAGGGGTCTCGGGCTCCGCGTCGTGCGCCGCCTCGTGGAGATCGCCAGGGACGCCGGCTGCTACAAGGTCATACTCGACTGCACCCCCGAGCTGCGTGCCTACTACGCCAGGTGCGGATTCGTGGAGAAGGGTGTTCAGATGGCCGTCTACTTCTGA
- the LOC136477993 gene encoding uncharacterized protein, giving the protein MVVYTQEHVYRHPWDRVTAAAWRKFTDPASRTALSHVADVHTLHRRLDSDTGRLHAARSITVRSPPLPFILGRLLPSAAASPNGAALCHCVETSLVDAQRRAMDVVVRNVSLRGLIEVKERASYRPHPDRPDDWTQFRQETTIRCRPLAALAAVAEKVETRCAERFLQNSAKGREVVERICRYLEAESAGAAPSVI; this is encoded by the coding sequence ATGGTGGTGTACACGCAGGAGCATGTGTACCGGCACCCGTGGGACCgggtgacggcggcggcgtggcgcaaGTTCACGGACCCGGCCTCCCGCACGGCGCTCTCCCACGTCGCCGACGTCCACACCCTCCACCGCCGCCTCGACTCCGACACGGGCCGCCTCCACGCCGCGCGCTCCATCACCGTGCGGTCCCCGCCGCTCCCTTTCATCCTCGGCCGCCTCCTCCCGTCCGCCGCGGCGTCCCCAAACGGCGCCGCGCTCTGCCACTGCGTCGAGACCTCGCTCGTGGACGCCCAGCGCCGCGCCATGGACGTCGTCGTGCGCAACGTTAGCCTCCGGGGCCTCATCGAGGTCAAGGAGCGCGCCTCCTACAGGCCCCACCCGGACCGGCCCGACGACTGGACGCAGTTCAGGCAGGAGACCACGATCCGGTGCCGCCCGCTCGCGGCCCTCGCCGCCGTCGCTGAGAAGGTGGAGACCCGGTGCGCCGAGAGGTTCCTGCAGAATAGCGCCAAGGGGAGGGAGGTCGTCGAGCGGATCTGCCGGTACCTCGAGGCCGAGTCCGCCGGCGCCGCGCCCTCCGTGATCTGA
- the LOC136477994 gene encoding large ribosomal subunit protein eL31-like, with product MSERKRGAGTRKDEVVTREYTINLHKRLHGCTFKKKAPNAIKEIRKFTQKAMGTTDVRIDVKLNKHIWSSGIRSVPRRVRVRIARKRNDEEDAKEELYSLVTVAEIPPEGLKGLGTKVVEDED from the exons ATGTCGGAGAGGAAGCGCGGCGCCGGCACCCGCAAGGATGAGGTGGTGACCCGCGAGTACACCATCAACCTCCACAAGCGCCTCCACGGATG CACCTTCAAGAAGAAGGCACCAAATGCCATCAAGGAGATCAGGAAGTTCACTCAGAAGGCCATGGGTACTACTGATGTCAGGATCGATGTGAAGCTCAACAAGCACATCTGGAGCAGTGGTATCCGGAGTGTGCCGAGGAGAGTACGTGTCAGAATTGCCCGCAAGAGGAACGACGAGGAAGACGCTAAGGAGGAACTCTACTCTCTAGTCACAGTTGCTGAGATTCCTCCGGAGGGTCTCAAAGGTTTGGGAACTAAGGTTGTCGAGGATGAGGATTAA